Below is a genomic region from Methylobacterium sp. FF17.
CGGGCGCGCGCCCCGACGGGGCAAGGCGCGCGCCACGCATATCCGTCCTCAACTAGAACAAAATGCGTACAGGCTCAACATCGCCTCCGTCCGGCCCGCCCCCGAGAAGCATTCGGAAGTTTCGGGCCCGGCCCCACCTCAGGCGGCCCGCAGCGAAGCGAGGAAGCGAGCGACCTCGGTATCGAGCTTGCGGGACTGGCCGGAGAGGTCGGATGCGGCAGACAGGACGTCGTCGGCCGCCTCGCCGGTCTTCCCGGCGGCGCCCGCCACCCGCGAGATGCCGGCGGTGACAGCCCCGGTGCCCGACGCAGCGCAAGAGACGTTGCGCACGATCTCCTGGGTGGCGGCGCCCTGCTCCTCGACGGCCGCCGAGATCGAGGTCGCGACCCCGTTGATCTCCCGGATGCGGGTCGCGATCCCGCTGATCGCCGTGACGGCCTGCGCCGTGGAGGCCTGGATCTGACCGATCTGCCCGGCGACCTCGTCGGTCGCCCGCGCGGTCTGGTTGGCGAGTTCCTTCACCTCGGCGGCCACCACCGCGAAGCCGCGCCCCGCTTCGCCGGCGCGGGCCGCCTCGATGGTGGCGTTGAGCGCGAGCAGATTGGTCTGGGCGGCAATGGTCGAGATCATCGCCACCACGTCGTTGATGCGCACGGCCGAGGCGCTCAGGGCCTGCACCAGGCCGGCCGTCTCGTCCGCCTCGTTCACCGCCGAGCGTGCCAGCCGGGACGAGCCGTCCACCTGGCGGCTGATCTCCTCGACCGATGAGCCGAGTTCCTCCGCCGCGGCGGACACCGCATGAACGTTGGCGGCGGCGTCCTGCGCCGCCAACGCGACGGTGCCGGATTGCCCGGCCGTATCGGTGGCGGTCTCGGTCATGCTCCGCGCCGTCGCCTGCAATTGCCCCGCCGCCGCCGTGACGGAGGCGATGATGCCGCCGACCGCCCCCTGGAACTCGTCGGCCATATCCCGCATGGCGGCCTTGCGCTGCGCCTCGGCGCCGGCACGCGCCTCCGCCGTCTCGGCCTCCAAGGCATGGGTGCGGATCAGGTTGTCCTTGAAGACCTGCACGGCCGCCGCCATGGCGCCGATCTCGTCCCGGCGGCCCGTTCCCGGGATCGACGCGGCGGTGTCGCCCGTGGCGAGGCGGTGCATCGCGCCGGTCATACGGGTCAGGGGCCGGCTGACCTCGAGGATGAGGAGGGACACTGCGCCGACCGCCAGCAGCACCGCGAGGGCGAGGAACCCCAACATCTGCAGCGTGCCGGCCTCGTAGGCGGCATTTGCCTGCGCGACGCTGGCCTTCGCCGCCGCTTCGATCAGCGCGTTGAGCTTGTTCAACTCGGCGATCACCGTGCGGATGCCATCGGACATCTCCCCGTCGTAGCTGCGCACGGCTCCGGCGAGGTCGTCGTTCTCGGTCATGACCACCGCCGCCTCATGCAGTGCCAGATAGCCGTTCCAGGCCCGTTCGAAGCCCGCATAGGTCGCTTGCGCCTCCACCGAGGCAGGCAGCTCGCGATACAGCGCCTGTTGCTGCTGCAGTTCGGCGAGGCGCTGGTCGAGCAGGAGCTTGGCTTCCGCGACCTGATTGTCCGTCTTGGCCGCGAGGAGGCGGCCTCCATTGATCCGGACCCGAAGCGTCAGCGCCTGGATCCGGCCGAGAATTTGTGTAGCCGGCAACCGCAACTCGGCAACATCCGCTCCCGTCTCGTGCAGCACCCGCGCCTGATGGAAGGCTAGCGTGGTGAGCGCCATCACCAGAGCAACCATGACAGCGAAGGCCAGGACCAGCTTCGACCTGATCGAGACAGCTTGCAGCATTTTATTTCTCCAACTTCACCGCAAAGACTTTTATTTCATCTTCATGCTGATGGTTGCAGGACTTTGGTGAAAGAATTGGATGCTTCCGGAGGGCTCACCTGAAAAAGTTGGCGCTGTACCGGGTCTATTCGCTGGAAAAGCAGATGATGTGTTCTGATGCCAAGTCGGATCGGGGTACGCCGAGGTCCATGTCCGGCATCGGCGCCGACAGGGCCGATGGGTCAACGCGGGAGACGGAACGGACGGACACTTCGCGATGACGCGGGGCCGGGAGATCATGGCGGACACTGATGGAAATCTGCGATTCCGCCGGAAAATCAATCACCGATGCGGACGGCAACCCGTCCTTTACCGCTCTGCAAACATAAGGAGACCAGAACATCCGTCGTAGGCTCCCCGATATGTCCACCGGTTTCCTGTCTTCCCTTCGCGCCCGCATCGTTCTGGTTGCGCTGGCGCCCTGCCTCGCCTTCGCGGTGGTGGCGGGTCTCGCCATCGCCGATCGCTGGAGCGAGCGCACCCGCATGATGCAGGTGCAGGATCTCGCGGGCCTCGCGGGGCGGATCAGCGCGTTCGTGCACGAAGCGCAGCGCGAGCGCGGAGCCTCCAACCTGTTCCTGGGCTCGAAGGGCACCCAGTTCCGCGCCGAACTCGATACCCAGCGCCGGCGGACGGACGAGAGCCGGACCAGCCTCGACGCGGCGGCCGGCCTGGACCCGAACACGTTCGGTCCCGGCGTGGCGCGTCGCCAAACGGCGCTGGCCGGCCAGATCGCCGCGATCGCAGAGCACCGCAGAGGCGTCGACGCCCTCGCCCGCACCCCGGCCCAGAACGTCGCCCTCTATTCGGGCGTCATCGCCAGCGCCCTCGACCTCGTGCGCGAGATGTCCCAGGTGGCGGCAAGCGTCGAGCTTGCAGGCCGCATCGCGTCCTATTCCGCCTTCCTGTCGCTGAAGGAACTCGCCGGTCAGGAGCGCGCGACGGCCTCGGCGATCATCAGCATGGGGCGCAGCGACCTCGCCGGACTGGAACGCCTCACCGGCCTGATGGCCGGCCAGGCCACCTACGAAGCCCTGTTCCGCCTCGGCGCCGATCCGGCGGGTGCGGCCCTCCTCGATGCCGCCAAGGCGAGCCCGGCCGTGCGGGAGGTCGAGCGCCTGCGCCAGGGCATCCTCGACACGCTGCCCGGAACGCCCCTGGCCTTCACCGATGCCCCGGCCTGGTTCGGCTTCGCCACGCAGCGCATCGACGGGCTCAAGGCCATCGAGGACAGCCTCACCACGGGACTCGCCGGCGCCGCGGCGGATGCGCGGGCGGCCGCCGAACGCAGCGCGACGATCTGGATCACGGCCGGCCTTCTCACCCTCACGGTGTCCAGCGGGCTGGCCTTCGCCTTCGGAACCGCCATCGCGCGCCCGCTCGCCCGCATCGCGGCGGCCCTGACCGCCATCGGACGCGGGGCGGACGGCGGACCGATCCCGACCGGCGGCGCGCGCGAGGTCCGTGCCATCGCGGCAGCGGCCTTCGACTTCCGCGACAGCATCGCCGAGCGTCGCCGCATCAGTGCCGAGGCCGAGGTCCTGAGCCAGCGCGCGGCGGCCGCGCGCCGCGAGGCGATGTTCGAACTCGCCGACCGGTTCGAGACACAGGCCGGAGGCATCGTCGAGGCCGTTTCGGCGGCCTCCAACCAGCTCGAGACCGCCGCCTACGCCCTGACCCAGGCCGCCAGCGACACCTCGTCCCTCAGCGGCGCGGTGGCGGCGGTTTCCCAGGACAACGCCGCCACGGCCGACACGGTGGCGGCGGCCACGGAAGAGCTGAGCGCCTCCGTGCGCGAGATCGGCACCCGCGTCGAGACGTCGACCGTCGTCGCCGACGAGGCGGAGCGGGACGCCGCCCGGATGAAGGGGGATGTCGCACGCCTCGCCACGGCGGCGAGCAGCATCAACGAGATCGTCGGCCTGATCTCCAGCATCGCCGGACAGACCAACCTGCTCGCGCTGAACGCCACCATCGAGGCGGCCCGCGCCGGGGAGGCGGGGCGAGGCTTCGCCGTGGTGGCGACCGAGGTGAAGAGCCTTGCGACCCAAACCGCCCGCGCGACGGAGGACATCGCCGCGAAGGTCGCGGAGATCACGCACTCCACCAACGCTTCGGTGGAGACGATCGCGGGCATCAGCGAGGTGATCCAGCGCCTCGGACACATCTCGGGAGACATCGCAGCCGCCGTCGAGCAGCAGGGCGCGGCGACCCAGGAGATCGCCCGCAACACGGCGCTCGCGTCGGAAGGCGCCCGCGCCGTCTCGGGCCACATCGTCGGCGTGCGCGAGGCGGCGGAAGCGGCGCGGAACGGCTCGTCCCAGGTTCTGTCCGCCGCCAGCGAACTCGCCGGGCAGGCGGCGTCCTTGCGCAGCCAGGTCGACGACTTCCTGGCCGGCGTCCGGGCGGCCTGAGTCGCGCGACGCCTAGCGGGCGGTCGTCCAGGGATTGATGACGCGCATCGCCGTGGCCTCGATCCGGACCGGCTGGTCGACGGTCGCCGGCATGACCTTGCGGGCCTGGGCCATCATCCGGCGGGCCTGGTCGGCGGGCATAGCCCCGACCGGGAGCATCATGGCGGCGAGCTGGTTGCGGGTGCGGCGATCGATGAAGTCTGAGCGCCCGACGCTCTCGAAGTCGCGCGCCGTGTGGCGGTCGTCCGGCTTGCCGACGAAGACCTTGGGTCCGTCCTTCATGACCACGATATCGCCGGGGCGCAGGGTCTCGTCCTTCATGAAGGCAGCGGCCGGACCCGCCTTCATGTCGAGGGGCGTCTGGCGATCCGCGATCTTGATCTGAAGAGGCTCCGCCTTCGGGAGGGCCACGTAGCGGATCTTGGGGCGCTGGCGGGTGGTGACGGCGCGGCGGATCGAGCGGCGCGTCGGGGCATATGCGTCCGGAGCGGCAACCGGGGCCGGCACCACTTGCGGGGCGGGGCGGGCGGGGGCAAACAGCAGGTCGAAGAGACTGCCTTCGCTGCTCTGCGCATGGGCCGGAAGTCCGAGCATCAGCAACGCGAAGGCAGACACCATCGCCGCGCGCGGCGCGGCGGATAGCGGAATCGTCGGCATCGATCTCTCCGATTGCGGCACCCGACCGCGCGTCGGGACGACACCTTAACAAAAGCACAACCTGAACAGTTCCAAGGTTTTCAGAACATGGTGAGGCCGCCGTCAAAATATCGGCGAGGCCGCGGAACCCGGTCCTCAAGACCAGTTTCGCGCTCCCCGCGATCCGCCGGCGCACGAACCTGATGCAGGTTGCGGCACGACTGATCCCGCGCCCCCATCAGGTCGCGGCGAGCCGGGCAATCCTGGCCGCGCGCGCGGCGGGACGTTCCGGCTTCCTGCTCGGCGACACGACGGGACTCGGCAAGACGCTCTCGGTCTGGAGCGCGCTGGCGGCGATGCCCGAGCGCGAGATCCTCATCGTCTGCCCCAAGGGGGCGATGCCGCAATGGCGCCGGACCATCGCCCTCTCGGGTCTGGCCGACAAGGCGGTCACGCTCACGAACTACGAGCGCACCAAGGCTCTGATGGCGCCGCCCCCGGTGAATCGGAGCCGCTCGACGCGGGCCCGGAACAACGCGCTGGCCCGGCACGGGACGCCGAAGCGCGCCTGGCCCCTGGTCGTCTTCGACGAGAGCCATCGCCTGCGAAACCCCTATGCGCAGCAGAGCCTGGTCTGCCGGCAGATCGCGCAGGCGGCCGCGTTCACGGTCTATCTCAGCGCCACGGCCGGCCAAGCCCCGCACGAACTCTCGTATCTTGGGCGCCTCCTCGGCGAGGCGGCGGGCCAGCCCAGCGAGGCGCTGGCGGAGTTTCGCGTCCTGATGCAACGCCTCGGGATCGGGCGCGCGAAGGGGCGCTGGACCAACTGGTCCTGGGAGGCGAACCCGCACGATTGCGCCGTGATGGCCGACCTGCTGTTCAAGGGCGCGGGCGCGATCGGAATGCGGCGGCGCCCCGCCGACATCGCCGGCTGGCCCGAAGTCCAGCGCGAACTCAGCCCCGTCGCCTTGAGCCCGGCCGAACGGCGCCTCTACGACGCGACATGGCGGGAGTTCCGGCGCGAATGGGGCCTCCTGGGGGGCAGCACCCGCAAGCCGGCGGGCTGGGCCGCCGATCTGCGTTTTCGCCAGAAGGCGAGCCTGCTGCGGGTCGCCGGCACCGCCGCCTTCGCCGACCTCCTGCTGGAGGAGGGGCAGCAGATCGCGGTCTCGGTGGCTTTCCTGGAAACGGGGGACGCCCTCGTGGAGGCCCTGCGGACGGCGGGCTGGCGGGCCGACGCCATCACGGGGACGCGCTCGGGCGAGGCCAACGAGGCGACGCGCCTCGCATTCCAGACCGGAAACCTCGACGCGGTGATCTTCACCGTCACGGAGTCGATTTCGCTGCACGAGGGCGAGATGCCCGGCGGCGAACGCACCCGCGCCCTGATCGTCCACGACCTGCGCCACAGCGCGATTCAACTCGCGCAGATCGAGGGGCGCTGCCACCGCGACGGCCGGCAGGCGACGGTCTACTACGCGCTCGCCGAGGGTACCGTGGAGGAAAGCATCGCCGCCACCGTCGTCGCCCGCATGGCCTCGATGGAGGCCATGACGGGGGAGGACACGACGCTCCTCGACGCCATCGCAGCGGCGATCGGAGCGATTCCGGAGGCGGCCGCGCCCTGAGAGACCGTGTCGGCCGGAACGGGATCGTACCGTCACGGTTGTGGCCTTCAGGGTCCCGGGTTTCCGGGACCGTCCGACGAAGAGGATCCGACACGATGGCACGACCGACGCCGAGCCTGCGCAGCCTGATCAGCGAGGGCCTGCGCCACGGCGGCGACCTCGTGGGTCAGGAACTCGAACTGATGCGCCGGGAGACGGATGGGAACATCCGCGCGATCCTGGGGCTCGTGGCCCGGTTCGGGACGGCGCTCACGCTGGTGGTCGCCGCCCTGGTGATGCTGTTCGTGGCCCTGGTGAAGGGGCTCGCCGCGCTGATCGGCTCGGAGGTCCTGGCGGCGCTCATCGTCGGCACCCCGTTCGCCGCCGTCGCCCTGATCCTGACGGTGATGGGCACGCGTCGGATGGCCCGCTCCAACCTGCTACCCC
It encodes:
- a CDS encoding methyl-accepting chemotaxis protein — encoded protein: MLQAVSIRSKLVLAFAVMVALVMALTTLAFHQARVLHETGADVAELRLPATQILGRIQALTLRVRINGGRLLAAKTDNQVAEAKLLLDQRLAELQQQQALYRELPASVEAQATYAGFERAWNGYLALHEAAVVMTENDDLAGAVRSYDGEMSDGIRTVIAELNKLNALIEAAAKASVAQANAAYEAGTLQMLGFLALAVLLAVGAVSLLILEVSRPLTRMTGAMHRLATGDTAASIPGTGRRDEIGAMAAAVQVFKDNLIRTHALEAETAEARAGAEAQRKAAMRDMADEFQGAVGGIIASVTAAAGQLQATARSMTETATDTAGQSGTVALAAQDAAANVHAVSAAAEELGSSVEEISRQVDGSSRLARSAVNEADETAGLVQALSASAVRINDVVAMISTIAAQTNLLALNATIEAARAGEAGRGFAVVAAEVKELANQTARATDEVAGQIGQIQASTAQAVTAISGIATRIREINGVATSISAAVEEQGAATQEIVRNVSCAASGTGAVTAGISRVAGAAGKTGEAADDVLSAASDLSGQSRKLDTEVARFLASLRAA
- a CDS encoding methyl-accepting chemotaxis protein; this translates as MSTGFLSSLRARIVLVALAPCLAFAVVAGLAIADRWSERTRMMQVQDLAGLAGRISAFVHEAQRERGASNLFLGSKGTQFRAELDTQRRRTDESRTSLDAAAGLDPNTFGPGVARRQTALAGQIAAIAEHRRGVDALARTPAQNVALYSGVIASALDLVREMSQVAASVELAGRIASYSAFLSLKELAGQERATASAIISMGRSDLAGLERLTGLMAGQATYEALFRLGADPAGAALLDAAKASPAVREVERLRQGILDTLPGTPLAFTDAPAWFGFATQRIDGLKAIEDSLTTGLAGAAADARAAAERSATIWITAGLLTLTVSSGLAFAFGTAIARPLARIAAALTAIGRGADGGPIPTGGAREVRAIAAAAFDFRDSIAERRRISAEAEVLSQRAAAARREAMFELADRFETQAGGIVEAVSAASNQLETAAYALTQAASDTSSLSGAVAAVSQDNAATADTVAAATEELSASVREIGTRVETSTVVADEAERDAARMKGDVARLATAASSINEIVGLISSIAGQTNLLALNATIEAARAGEAGRGFAVVATEVKSLATQTARATEDIAAKVAEITHSTNASVETIAGISEVIQRLGHISGDIAAAVEQQGAATQEIARNTALASEGARAVSGHIVGVREAAEAARNGSSQVLSAASELAGQAASLRSQVDDFLAGVRAA
- a CDS encoding SNF2-related protein — translated: MQVAARLIPRPHQVAASRAILAARAAGRSGFLLGDTTGLGKTLSVWSALAAMPEREILIVCPKGAMPQWRRTIALSGLADKAVTLTNYERTKALMAPPPVNRSRSTRARNNALARHGTPKRAWPLVVFDESHRLRNPYAQQSLVCRQIAQAAAFTVYLSATAGQAPHELSYLGRLLGEAAGQPSEALAEFRVLMQRLGIGRAKGRWTNWSWEANPHDCAVMADLLFKGAGAIGMRRRPADIAGWPEVQRELSPVALSPAERRLYDATWREFRREWGLLGGSTRKPAGWAADLRFRQKASLLRVAGTAAFADLLLEEGQQIAVSVAFLETGDALVEALRTAGWRADAITGTRSGEANEATRLAFQTGNLDAVIFTVTESISLHEGEMPGGERTRALIVHDLRHSAIQLAQIEGRCHRDGRQATVYYALAEGTVEESIAATVVARMASMEAMTGEDTTLLDAIAAAIGAIPEAAAP
- a CDS encoding phage holin family protein, yielding MARPTPSLRSLISEGLRHGGDLVGQELELMRRETDGNIRAILGLVARFGTALTLVVAALVMLFVALVKGLAALIGSEVLAALIVGTPFAAVALILTVMGTRRMARSNLLPRRFERQVGKDAALVANQVAD